One window of the Pseudomonas sp. S04 genome contains the following:
- a CDS encoding toxin VasX: MKRLGRLSDGPCCESDKLIVQVIGTAHAKNQRLLIVDQSGLEPLQALTDEVVLETERSTSVHSELFVWEWSAQLKHQLWLEIDTTQGPPIRLPLLDDVRVTPRQLEVQWNQIVPILPFAALPGTRSRYDQGTPVLCRSGYVYVFYRDRLWRELEVQQDGELTTYRDVDLQTYRQKDGFSGDYRQPSGVDLSDIWLPATWNNQAAETVQLCFSDIQLSAARLKRLEEDPALRAQRCQSPALQCESHAFKRIFDEKPDGQAMLEAFSGINAWDAQASDSATKATVTWRNLAERAFPVSLIAPQRARQSGFEYLLDHPGRYVCDLSGQFAAQRKTEAKACLDLWEQGITPSLPATFESSAWADGLATLLSQLRGETLIADEADLWQPQPTVVDVLEAARKRRLCGVLLEDPRYRLRHLLSQIHLQQQLLTLYAERASLHEHHASAVLVQQLIVPANIGGQKNPLHACFDKVKEAGRRDINRFTAAVERALLWQQLTMAQALLAECLQQPVTQQTLADHLSLDSFDYLAALFAVSQTFAALATVPAQLDPLASNGDATNAVTGLSLYSPQASVGQTLLNDIAHDPAHPLHVMLWPAVNEAALAAPYVPPSEKTVNEGDGRLRADHLAVFESDPGPYYPQVEHLDGHLLEGLLASGALNSTLTGQSKAAVGTLVSIYENLAGALETANSAVKKPSGAQSANVAPTSVYLHELGVGQLRSLMPKTFGEAQFINRRDADPQRYYIFGLSDVPSGEQRPRRVMGEYLSARGQPMKAGNVDAFDTPSRARGSDHRLLAMPVEHPTVRNLSALNQRINAVYKADVEARGTDNARVTGALQQGVDEHAGLANSRVYRVLGSLPIAAGVLMLEVWNVRMEWAGREQVRREKGQYRSQLAVIAAGLDLAIALEMLAVKLAGTQSVLAVGRKVLFTISEESARKIFHSFAKRLVEKFTGRILAQIGSGLALTAIGLTDAWYAWKWGDDAGWAYLMMAMGGAISALSNLIIPTVTFLGLGPGGWAALILVVIGAGLAWWLTDKPIEEWLVNGPFGTQIHADNAHLLDPQRGFYYLISLFADIRINIGSNPEFVPNAKHDIHAKTPFQVISANTCIRIESNLPGLVTQMGAININAQCRLNTFELKGGRIKSETVPLKKLINSQLVSPKAQRLLPQGVELFFETPPSYAFDSVTGSSGIAQQWQVRAQCVLKQQNQRWVFPAPPPKDGTPFDITHNKPNFGNDGELYWADEVSNKSRNSN; encoded by the coding sequence ATGAAGCGCCTCGGGAGGCTGAGTGACGGCCCCTGCTGCGAGTCCGACAAGCTGATCGTTCAGGTCATTGGCACTGCCCATGCGAAAAACCAACGACTGCTGATCGTCGATCAGTCGGGCCTCGAACCACTCCAGGCCCTGACTGATGAGGTCGTGCTCGAAACTGAGCGTTCGACCAGCGTCCACAGCGAGCTGTTTGTGTGGGAATGGTCGGCACAACTCAAGCATCAACTGTGGCTGGAAATCGACACCACTCAAGGACCGCCCATTCGTCTGCCATTGCTGGATGACGTGCGCGTAACCCCACGTCAACTGGAAGTGCAATGGAATCAGATCGTGCCGATCCTGCCTTTCGCCGCGCTGCCCGGCACTCGCAGCCGCTACGACCAGGGCACGCCGGTTTTGTGCCGCAGCGGTTATGTCTATGTGTTTTACCGCGATCGCCTCTGGCGTGAACTGGAAGTACAACAGGATGGGGAGCTCACAACTTACCGCGACGTCGACCTACAGACGTATCGCCAGAAAGACGGATTCAGCGGCGATTACCGACAACCGAGCGGTGTCGATCTCAGCGACATCTGGCTGCCCGCCACCTGGAATAATCAAGCCGCCGAAACGGTGCAACTGTGTTTCAGCGACATCCAGCTCAGCGCTGCCCGCCTCAAACGCCTGGAGGAAGACCCGGCGTTACGCGCCCAGCGTTGTCAAAGCCCGGCGCTGCAATGCGAGAGCCACGCATTCAAACGGATTTTCGACGAGAAACCCGATGGACAGGCGATGCTAGAGGCCTTCAGCGGCATCAACGCGTGGGACGCACAAGCGTCCGATAGCGCGACGAAAGCCACCGTCACCTGGCGCAACCTCGCCGAGCGGGCCTTTCCGGTCAGCCTGATCGCCCCACAACGAGCACGCCAAAGCGGTTTCGAATACCTGCTCGACCATCCGGGGCGTTACGTGTGCGACCTCTCGGGACAATTCGCGGCACAGCGTAAAACCGAAGCCAAGGCGTGTCTTGATCTGTGGGAGCAAGGCATCACGCCGTCCTTACCTGCCACGTTCGAAAGCAGTGCCTGGGCCGATGGTCTCGCCACGCTGTTGAGCCAATTACGTGGTGAAACGCTGATCGCCGATGAAGCGGATCTCTGGCAACCCCAGCCCACCGTCGTCGATGTGCTGGAAGCCGCTCGAAAACGCCGTTTGTGCGGCGTGTTACTTGAAGACCCTCGTTACCGCTTGCGTCATCTGCTTTCACAGATCCACCTGCAGCAGCAATTGCTGACGTTGTATGCCGAACGCGCCAGCCTTCACGAACACCACGCCAGCGCAGTATTGGTCCAGCAACTAATCGTGCCGGCGAACATTGGCGGTCAGAAAAACCCGCTGCACGCCTGCTTCGACAAAGTGAAAGAGGCGGGTCGCCGCGACATCAACCGCTTCACCGCTGCCGTTGAACGCGCCCTGCTCTGGCAACAACTGACCATGGCACAGGCGCTGCTAGCCGAGTGCCTGCAACAACCGGTGACCCAGCAAACCCTGGCCGATCATTTGAGCCTGGACAGTTTTGACTACCTCGCCGCGTTGTTTGCCGTCAGCCAGACCTTTGCGGCCCTCGCCACCGTGCCCGCGCAACTCGATCCGCTGGCCAGCAACGGCGATGCCACCAACGCCGTGACCGGTTTGAGCCTCTACAGCCCGCAGGCCAGCGTCGGCCAGACATTGCTCAACGACATCGCCCACGACCCGGCGCACCCGCTGCACGTGATGCTCTGGCCCGCCGTCAATGAAGCCGCGCTGGCTGCGCCTTATGTGCCGCCCAGCGAGAAAACGGTTAACGAGGGTGATGGACGGTTGCGCGCCGATCACCTCGCCGTCTTCGAAAGCGACCCAGGGCCTTATTACCCGCAGGTCGAACACCTCGACGGCCATTTGCTCGAAGGCCTGCTGGCCAGCGGCGCGCTGAACAGCACACTTACCGGCCAATCGAAAGCGGCAGTCGGCACGCTGGTCAGCATCTACGAAAACCTCGCGGGCGCCCTCGAAACCGCCAATAGCGCGGTGAAAAAACCGTCTGGGGCGCAGAGCGCGAATGTCGCGCCCACCAGCGTCTATCTGCATGAGCTTGGTGTGGGGCAGTTGCGCAGCTTAATGCCCAAGACTTTTGGCGAGGCGCAGTTCATCAACCGCCGCGATGCTGACCCGCAGCGGTACTACATCTTTGGTTTGTCCGATGTGCCGTCCGGCGAGCAACGGCCACGGCGGGTGATGGGGGAGTATTTGAGTGCTCGGGGTCAGCCGATGAAGGCGGGAAATGTTGATGCGTTCGACACGCCTTCCCGCGCTCGCGGTAGTGACCACAGACTGCTGGCGATGCCGGTGGAGCATCCGACGGTGCGCAATCTTAGTGCGCTGAATCAGCGGATTAATGCGGTTTATAAAGCGGATGTGGAGGCTCGGGGGACGGATAACGCGAGAGTGACAGGTGCGTTGCAGCAGGGTGTGGATGAGCATGCGGGGTTGGCGAATAGCCGGGTTTATCGGGTGTTGGGCTCGCTGCCGATTGCGGCGGGGGTTTTGATGTTGGAGGTTTGGAATGTGCGGATGGAGTGGGCAGGTAGGGAGCAAGTCCGCAGAGAAAAAGGACAATACAGATCTCAGCTAGCTGTAATTGCCGCAGGACTAGATCTAGCTATAGCTTTGGAGATGCTGGCGGTAAAACTTGCCGGTACCCAATCCGTTTTGGCAGTTGGTCGCAAGGTGCTGTTCACTATTTCAGAGGAGTCAGCGAGAAAAATCTTCCATTCTTTCGCCAAGCGTTTGGTAGAAAAATTTACCGGTCGAATCCTTGCACAAATTGGTTCTGGGTTAGCTCTTACGGCCATTGGCCTGACAGATGCCTGGTACGCGTGGAAATGGGGCGATGACGCCGGCTGGGCGTATCTGATGATGGCCATGGGTGGCGCTATCAGCGCGCTCAGCAATCTGATTATTCCTACCGTCACCTTTCTGGGACTGGGTCCCGGTGGCTGGGCAGCGCTGATATTGGTCGTAATCGGTGCCGGTCTGGCCTGGTGGCTCACCGACAAGCCCATTGAGGAATGGCTGGTCAATGGCCCTTTCGGCACTCAAATTCACGCCGACAATGCGCACCTGCTGGATCCACAACGCGGCTTCTACTACCTGATCAGTTTGTTTGCCGACATTCGCATTAATATCGGCAGCAATCCTGAGTTCGTGCCCAACGCCAAACATGATATTCACGCCAAGACGCCTTTTCAGGTAATTTCGGCCAATACCTGCATTCGCATAGAAAGTAACTTGCCGGGTCTGGTTACTCAGATGGGCGCGATCAATATCAATGCTCAATGCCGACTCAATACGTTCGAACTCAAAGGCGGGCGCATTAAAAGTGAAACCGTGCCGCTCAAAAAACTGATCAATAGCCAACTCGTCTCGCCCAAAGCACAACGGCTGCTACCGCAAGGTGTGGAACTGTTTTTCGAAACCCCTCCAAGTTACGCCTTCGATTCGGTCACAGGTTCATCTGGCATTGCACAACAATGGCAAGTGAGAGCGCAGTGTGTACTGAAACAACAAAACCAACGTTGGGTCTTCCCTGCACCACCGCCCAAGGATGGCACGCCATTTGATATAACTCACAACAAACCCAACTTCGGCAACGATGGTGAACTTTACTGGGCAGACGAAGTGTCAAATAAATCACGGAACAGTAACTGA
- a CDS encoding DUF4123 domain-containing protein yields MNTWILLERPAAQLKTLYSLATHPDTQKLFASTSLNSFAEQSPLLVRLNNQPTLTQAIEQTPLEWPGLLIESACDTPSVLAHLRQILFVKFDQQRKGILRYSNPTVASYFFVACTAQDLSLWLGPITRLRWFGATWAAQAAGETGWNQLTNPHATDWTIERTHRDLSLSVTQEDALIRQRTEQFLYDWWQQHPGRSFVHANELMEEALSQGIDNSDAISDFLNVHCTQAQS; encoded by the coding sequence ATGAATACCTGGATTCTGCTTGAACGCCCTGCCGCTCAGCTCAAAACCCTGTACAGCCTGGCGACCCATCCTGATACCCAGAAGCTGTTCGCCAGCACCTCGCTAAACAGTTTCGCCGAGCAAAGCCCGCTGCTGGTCAGGCTGAACAATCAGCCAACGCTCACCCAAGCGATCGAGCAAACCCCGTTGGAATGGCCCGGGCTGCTGATCGAAAGCGCCTGTGACACACCCTCCGTACTTGCTCACTTGCGACAGATTTTGTTCGTTAAATTCGATCAACAACGCAAAGGTATCCTGCGCTACAGCAATCCAACCGTCGCCAGCTATTTTTTTGTCGCCTGTACGGCGCAGGACCTCAGCCTATGGCTGGGACCGATCACACGCCTGCGCTGGTTCGGTGCGACGTGGGCCGCCCAGGCCGCAGGGGAAACCGGTTGGAACCAGCTCACCAACCCCCATGCGACAGACTGGACCATTGAACGCACACACAGGGATTTGTCCCTGAGCGTCACCCAGGAAGACGCTTTGATTCGCCAGCGCACCGAACAGTTTCTTTATGACTGGTGGCAGCAACATCCTGGGCGCTCATTTGTGCACGCCAATGAATTGATGGAAGAAGCGTTGAGCCAAGGCATCGACAACAGTGACGCCATCAGCGACTTTCTGAACGTCCACTGCACGCAGGCCCAATCATGA
- a CDS encoding type VI secretion system Vgr family protein, which translates to MFSPANQASFLLDIEGFTHDLQVLEFTGKEAISQPFRFDLELVSERPDLDLESLLHRPAFLGFDRHGAGVHGQVYSVGQGDSGKRLTHYQLSLMPSLAYLGHRFDQKIFQKLSVPKIIAQVLESHGILRNGYRFALGTDYRPRDYCVQYGESCLHFLQRLCEEEGLHYHFEHSREGHVLVFGDDQTVFPRLHRPTAYLHDTGLVADDPVINAFTLALETRPTGVTRRDYDFEKPLLQLESAAKDSSQPRLEDYGFPGHFTDREHGKHRARRALERHRNDYRQATGRSDQPMLLSGHFLPLTGHPRQEWNDLWLLTEVIHTGKQPQVLQESITIASSGEFSQGYRNTFLATPWEAPFRPALDHPKATINGYQHAVVCGPPGEEIHCDEYGRVRIQFPWDRDGDHNDHSSCWVRVASGWAHDRYGSVLIPRVGMEVIVGFNQGDPDKPLIVGCLPNGANLPPLDLPAEKTRSTFKTHSSPGGAGFNELRIEDRKGAEEISIRAQRDYVQHVLNDERVQVDNQRSIVVGSSASHELRAEEQHLSHGNRLTEIRQDDHLTVHGDRHVRVSNQRLSAQQQVHISAGQHVVIDGGASVTLQVSGAWITINSAGLFSSVPIQVGGAPMPLMNAAPISLDATEAPLPELVSTALLKQLIGSEALIELCQMPSGGTPMDCPLNDCQCRKALGYGARS; encoded by the coding sequence ATGTTCAGCCCTGCCAACCAAGCCTCTTTCCTCTTGGACATCGAGGGTTTCACCCACGACCTGCAAGTTCTTGAGTTCACCGGAAAGGAAGCCATCAGCCAACCCTTCCGCTTTGATCTGGAACTGGTCAGCGAGCGTCCCGACCTGGACCTGGAAAGCCTTCTGCATCGCCCGGCATTCCTCGGCTTTGATCGCCACGGCGCCGGAGTTCACGGTCAGGTTTATAGCGTCGGCCAGGGCGATTCAGGCAAGCGCCTGACCCACTACCAGCTCAGCCTGATGCCCAGCCTTGCCTACCTGGGCCACCGTTTCGATCAGAAAATATTCCAGAAACTGAGCGTGCCGAAGATCATCGCCCAGGTACTGGAAAGCCACGGCATCCTGCGCAATGGCTACCGTTTTGCCCTCGGCACGGATTACCGCCCACGGGACTATTGCGTCCAGTACGGCGAGAGCTGCCTGCATTTTCTGCAACGACTCTGCGAAGAAGAAGGCCTGCATTACCACTTCGAGCACAGCCGCGAGGGGCATGTACTGGTGTTCGGGGACGATCAAACGGTGTTCCCCAGACTCCACCGCCCCACCGCCTACCTGCATGACACCGGACTGGTCGCCGATGACCCGGTGATCAACGCCTTCACGCTCGCATTGGAGACCCGCCCCACTGGCGTGACCCGCCGCGATTACGACTTCGAAAAGCCCTTGCTGCAACTGGAGAGCGCAGCGAAAGACTCTTCGCAGCCGAGACTCGAAGACTACGGATTTCCCGGTCATTTCACCGACCGCGAACACGGAAAACACCGCGCTCGACGAGCCCTTGAACGGCACCGCAACGACTATCGACAAGCCACTGGACGCAGTGATCAGCCGATGCTACTCAGTGGTCATTTCCTGCCCCTGACCGGCCACCCGCGCCAGGAATGGAATGATTTGTGGTTACTGACTGAAGTCATCCACACCGGCAAACAACCGCAAGTGCTGCAAGAGTCGATCACCATTGCCTCAAGCGGAGAGTTTTCCCAGGGTTACCGCAACACTTTTCTCGCCACACCGTGGGAGGCGCCCTTCAGACCTGCGCTCGACCATCCCAAAGCCACGATCAATGGCTATCAACATGCAGTGGTCTGCGGCCCGCCCGGCGAAGAAATCCATTGCGACGAATACGGGCGTGTCCGTATTCAGTTTCCCTGGGACCGCGACGGCGACCACAACGATCACTCCAGTTGTTGGGTCCGGGTAGCCAGCGGCTGGGCCCATGATCGTTATGGCAGTGTGTTGATTCCTCGGGTCGGCATGGAAGTGATCGTCGGCTTCAATCAGGGCGATCCGGACAAACCGTTGATCGTCGGCTGCCTGCCTAACGGTGCCAATCTTCCCCCGCTCGACCTCCCCGCCGAGAAAACCCGAAGCACCTTCAAGACCCACAGCAGCCCCGGCGGTGCAGGCTTCAACGAGCTGCGCATCGAAGATCGCAAGGGAGCCGAGGAAATATCCATCCGCGCCCAGCGCGATTACGTACAACACGTGCTGAACGACGAGCGGGTGCAAGTCGACAACCAGCGCAGCATCGTGGTTGGCAGCAGCGCCAGTCATGAACTGCGCGCAGAAGAACAGCACCTCTCCCACGGTAACCGGCTGACGGAAATCAGACAGGACGATCACCTGACGGTTCATGGCGACCGCCATGTTCGCGTCAGCAACCAGCGCTTGAGCGCCCAGCAGCAAGTGCACATTAGTGCTGGGCAACACGTCGTCATCGATGGCGGCGCCAGCGTCACCCTTCAGGTCAGTGGCGCCTGGATCACGATCAATTCCGCAGGGCTGTTCAGTAGCGTGCCGATTCAGGTCGGTGGAGCACCGATGCCCCTGATGAACGCCGCACCGATCAGCCTCGACGCTACCGAGGCGCCGCTACCCGAATTGGTTTCAACCGCACTCCTCAAACAACTAATTGGCAGCGAAGCATTGATTGAACTCTGCCAGATGCCCAGCGGTGGAACACCGATGGACTGCCCGCTGAACGATTGCCAATGCCGCAAAGCCTTGGGCTATGGAGCTCGATCATGA
- the prfB gene encoding peptide chain release factor 2 (programmed frameshift), whose amino-acid sequence MEINPILNSIKDLSERSETIRGYLDYDQKHERLTEVNRELEDPAVWNNPEYAQNLGRERSLLAQIVETLDEMSSGLADAKDLLLMSAEEEDQAAVDDVAAEVERLREALEKLEFRRMFSGEMDANNAYLDIQAGSGGTEAQDWANILLRMYLRWADKRGFDATIMELSAGEVAGIKGATVHIKGEYAFGWLRTEIGVHRLVRKSPYDSGNRRHTSFSAVFVSPEIDDNIEIDINPSDLRIDTYRSSGAGGQHVNTTDSAVRITHVPSNTVVSCQNERSQHANKDTAMKMLRARLYEQEVQKRNAASQALEDTKSDIGWGHQIRSYVLDASRIKDLRTNIERSDCDKVLDGDIDEYLVASLKQGL is encoded by the exons ATGGAAATCAACCCGATCCTTAACAGTATCAAGGACCTGTCCGAGCGCTCCGAAACTATTCGGGGGTATCTT GACTACGATCAAAAGCATGAGCGTCTGACCGAAGTCAATCGCGAGCTTGAAGATCCGGCTGTCTGGAACAACCCTGAGTACGCTCAGAACCTGGGTCGCGAGCGTTCGCTGCTGGCCCAGATCGTAGAAACCCTCGATGAGATGTCCAGCGGTCTGGCTGATGCCAAGGACCTGCTGTTGATGTCTGCCGAGGAAGAAGACCAAGCTGCCGTCGACGACGTTGCAGCCGAAGTCGAACGCCTGCGCGAGGCCCTCGAGAAGCTCGAGTTCCGCCGCATGTTCAGCGGTGAGATGGACGCCAACAACGCCTACCTGGACATCCAGGCCGGTTCTGGCGGCACCGAGGCCCAGGACTGGGCCAACATCCTGCTGCGCATGTACCTGCGCTGGGCGGACAAACGCGGTTTCGACGCGACCATCATGGAACTGTCGGCCGGTGAAGTCGCCGGGATCAAGGGCGCCACCGTGCACATCAAGGGCGAATACGCCTTTGGCTGGTTGCGTACCGAAATCGGCGTGCACCGCCTGGTGCGCAAGAGCCCGTACGACTCCGGCAACCGTCGCCATACCTCGTTCTCGGCCGTGTTCGTGTCGCCGGAAATCGATGACAACATCGAAATCGACATCAACCCCTCGGACCTGCGTATCGACACCTACCGCTCCTCGGGGGCCGGTGGTCAGCACGTCAACACCACCGACTCGGCCGTACGTATCACCCACGTACCGTCCAACACCGTGGTCAGCTGCCAGAACGAACGCTCCCAGCACGCCAACAAAGACACCGCGATGAAAATGTTGCGGGCGCGCTTGTACGAGCAGGAAGTGCAGAAACGCAACGCCGCTTCGCAGGCCCTGGAAGACACCAAGTCGGACATCGGCTGGGGTCACCAGATCCGCTCGTACGTGCTCGATGCCTCGCGGATCAAGGATCTGCGCACTAACATCGAACGCAGCGACTGCGACAAGGTGCTCGACGGCGACATCGACGAATACCTGGTAGCCAGCCTGAAGCAAGGCTTGTAA
- the lysS gene encoding lysine--tRNA ligase, with product MSDLELDPQALQQEENTLIALRKEKLAAERAKGNAFPNDFRRDNYCDALQKQYADKTKEELAEAAIPVKVAGRIMLNRGSFMVIQDMSGRIQVYVNRKTLSEETLAAVKTWDLGDIIAAEGTLARSGKGDLYVEMTSVRLLTKSLRPLPDKHHGLTDTEQRYRQRYVDLIVNDEVRQTFRVRSQVIAHIRSFLMQRDFLEVETPMLQTIPGGAAAKPFETHHNALDMEMFLRIAPELYLKRLVVGGFEKVFEINRNFRNEGVSTRHNPEFTMLEFYQAYADYEDNMDLTEELFRELAQLVLGSTDVPYGDKVFHFGEPFVRLSVFDSILKYNPELTADDLTDIDKARAIAKKAGAKVLGFEGLGKLQVMIFEELVEHKLEQPHFITQYPFEVSPLARRNDDNPNVTDRFELFIGGREIANAYSELNDAEDQAERFMAQVADKDAGDDEAMHYDADFVRALEYGMPPTAGEGIGIDRLVMLLTNSPSIRDVILFPHMRPQA from the coding sequence ATGAGCGACCTAGAACTCGACCCGCAAGCCCTGCAACAGGAAGAAAACACCCTGATCGCCCTGCGCAAGGAAAAGCTTGCTGCCGAGCGCGCCAAGGGCAACGCCTTCCCGAACGACTTCCGCCGTGACAACTACTGCGATGCCCTGCAGAAGCAGTACGCGGACAAGACCAAGGAAGAGCTCGCAGAGGCTGCAATCCCGGTCAAGGTTGCCGGTCGCATCATGCTCAACCGTGGCTCGTTCATGGTGATCCAGGACATGTCCGGGCGCATCCAGGTCTACGTCAACCGCAAGACCCTGTCCGAAGAAACCCTGGCCGCGGTGAAAACCTGGGACCTGGGCGACATCATTGCCGCCGAAGGCACCCTGGCCCGTTCCGGCAAGGGCGACCTGTACGTGGAAATGACCAGCGTGCGCCTGCTGACCAAGTCGCTGCGCCCACTGCCAGACAAACACCACGGCCTGACCGACACCGAACAGCGTTATCGCCAGCGCTACGTCGACCTGATCGTCAATGACGAAGTGCGTCAGACGTTCCGCGTGCGTTCGCAAGTCATCGCCCATATCCGTAGCTTCCTGATGCAGCGCGACTTCCTTGAAGTCGAGACGCCGATGCTGCAAACCATCCCTGGTGGTGCTGCGGCCAAGCCGTTCGAAACGCACCACAATGCCCTGGACATGGAAATGTTCCTGCGCATCGCGCCTGAGCTGTACCTCAAGCGCCTGGTTGTCGGTGGCTTCGAGAAAGTCTTCGAGATCAACCGCAACTTCCGTAACGAGGGCGTTTCGACTCGTCACAACCCTGAATTCACCATGTTGGAGTTCTACCAGGCGTACGCCGACTACGAAGACAACATGGACCTGACCGAAGAACTGTTCCGCGAGTTGGCACAGCTGGTCCTGGGCAGCACCGACGTGCCGTACGGCGACAAGGTGTTCCACTTCGGCGAGCCGTTCGTGCGCCTGTCGGTCTTCGACTCGATCCTCAAGTACAACCCTGAGCTGACCGCCGACGACCTGACCGACATCGACAAGGCACGTGCCATCGCCAAGAAAGCCGGGGCCAAGGTGCTGGGTTTCGAAGGCCTGGGCAAGCTGCAAGTGATGATTTTCGAAGAGCTGGTCGAGCACAAGCTGGAGCAGCCGCACTTCATCACCCAGTACCCGTTCGAAGTGTCGCCGCTGGCTCGTCGCAACGATGACAACCCGAACGTCACCGACCGCTTCGAGCTGTTCATCGGTGGTCGCGAAATCGCCAACGCCTACTCCGAGTTGAACGACGCGGAAGACCAGGCCGAGCGTTTCATGGCCCAGGTGGCCGACAAGGACGCCGGTGACGACGAAGCCATGCACTACGACGCCGACTTCGTACGTGCGCTGGAATACGGTATGCCGCCGACGGCGGGTGAGGGCATCGGTATCGATCGCCTGGTGATGTTGTTGACCAACTCACCGTCGATCCGCGATGTGATCCTGTTCCCGCACATGCGACCGCAAGCGTAA
- a CDS encoding TetR/AcrR family transcriptional regulator yields MNRANAQEGAAGVATAVAESVQYQGRKASRQGSEQRRQDILDAAMRIVVRDGVRAVRHRAVAAEASVPLSATTYYFKDIDDLLTDTFAQYVERSAAYMAKLWANHEGLLREMVDSGDGSPEARSRLADDIARFTADYVHRQLLNRREHLMAEQAFRQEALLNPRLALLVRSHQQILLQGTCQLFQVLGSPEPQQDAKVLTAIIGRMEYQGLLNEAQPLAEDEMLGILTRYMHLVLASV; encoded by the coding sequence GTGAATCGTGCAAATGCTCAAGAAGGAGCAGCGGGGGTCGCTACGGCGGTCGCTGAAAGTGTTCAGTACCAGGGCCGCAAGGCCAGCCGACAGGGCAGTGAACAGCGTCGACAGGACATCCTCGACGCCGCGATGCGCATTGTCGTGCGCGACGGTGTGCGGGCGGTGCGGCACCGCGCCGTAGCCGCCGAGGCCAGTGTGCCATTGTCGGCGACCACCTACTATTTCAAGGATATCGATGACCTGCTCACCGATACCTTTGCCCAGTACGTGGAGCGCAGCGCGGCCTATATGGCCAAGCTGTGGGCCAATCATGAAGGACTGCTGCGCGAGATGGTCGACAGCGGGGATGGCAGCCCCGAGGCACGTTCGCGGCTGGCCGACGACATCGCCCGGTTCACCGCCGACTATGTGCACCGGCAACTGCTCAACCGCCGCGAGCACCTGATGGCGGAACAGGCGTTCCGCCAGGAGGCCTTGCTCAACCCGCGCCTGGCGTTGCTGGTGCGTTCCCATCAGCAGATTCTCCTGCAGGGTACCTGCCAGCTATTCCAGGTGCTGGGCTCGCCGGAACCGCAACAGGATGCCAAAGTGTTGACGGCGATAATCGGACGGATGGAATATCAAGGCCTGCTCAACGAGGCGCAGCCGCTGGCGGAGGATGAAATGCTCGGAATCCTCACGCGGTATATGCACTTGGTGCTGGCCTCGGTGTAA